In Parus major isolate Abel chromosome 3, Parus_major1.1, whole genome shotgun sequence, the following are encoded in one genomic region:
- the PAPOLG gene encoding poly(A) polymerase gamma isoform X8, translating into MSWCGSGEGWSWAPFVEGPSTSRQQNQPQGHYGLTSPISLAPPSDKDHIHTQKLIEAMKPFGVFEDQEELYHRTTVLGKLNNFVREWISELAESKNLPPSITEQVGGKIFTFGSYRLGVHTKGSDIDALCVAPSHVERSDFFQSFFEKLRNQEEVKNLRAIEDAYVPVIKFEFDGIEIDLVFAKLSLPTVSDDLDLRDDSCLKSLDIRCIRSLNGSRVTDEILRLVPNLENFRLTLRAVKLWAKRRGVYSNIMGFLGGVSWAMLVARICQLYPNALASTLVNKFFLIFSKWDWPKPVLLKRLEESFLNLPVWDPRVNPSDRYHVMPIITPSYPQQNSTYNVSVSTRAVMIEEFQRGLEVTDEILKGKSDWSKLFEPLNFFQKYKHYIVLTASAFTEEHHLNWIGLVESKIRVLVGNLERNEFITIAHVQPQSFPGNEVLYKQSGYVSMWFLGLVFKKAESAVKTNVDLTHGIQSFTDTVYRQASALNILKEGMKIEATYVKRKQLHYFLPAGTLQKRKKQRVSDISQNNSGLQCKRSSLGESCSDGSKDRDPRTPSNSSSLNKISKLDISTAETERNVECQSCSGANSVAEPSTSKGLCIPVTDPRCP; encoded by the exons ATGAGCTGGTGCGGCAGCGGTGAAGGGTGGAGTTGGGCTCCCTTCGTTGAAGGTCCCAG tacTTCCAGGCAGCAGAACCAGCCTCAAGGGCACTATGGACTTACCTCTCCAATTAGCTTGGCTCCTCCTAGTGATAAAGACCACATTCATACCCAGAAGCTGATTGAAGCAATGAAGCCATTTGGGGTATTTGAGGATCAGGAAGAACTCTATCACAG GACAACTGTTCTTGGTAAACTGAATAACTTTGTCAGAGAATGGATTTCAGAGCTTGCTGAAAGCAAG AATCTTCCCCCTTCAATAACAGAGCAAGTTGGTggcaaaatatttacatttggtTCCTACAGGCTTGGAGTACACACCAAAG GTTCAGACATAGATGCTCTTTGTGTTGCTCCCAGTCACGTGGaaagatcagatttttttcagtcattctttGAAAAACTGAGGAATCAAGAGGAAGTAAAAAACCTAAGA GCCATTGAGGATGCATATGTACCAGTTATCAAATTTGAGTTTGATGGCATTGAg ATTGATCTCGTGTTTGCAAAGCTGTCCTTGCCCACGGTTTCTGATGATCTCGATCTCAGGGACGACTCGTGCCTCAAAAGCCTGGATATAAGATGCATACGGAGCTTAAATG GCAGCAGAGTTACAGACGAAATACTGCGCCTGGTGCCCAATCTGGAGAACTTCCGGCTCACGCTCCGGGCAGTTAAACTGTGGGCAAAAC GACGTGGTGTTTACTCCAACATCATGGGATTTCTTGGTGGAGTCTCCTGGGCAATGCTGGTAGCAAGAATATGCCAACTCTACCCCAATGCTTTGGCTTCTACTCTCGTTAACAAGTTCTTCTTGATTTTTTCAAAATG gGATTGGCCAaagccagtgctgctgaaacGACTTGAAGAGAGCTTTCTTAATTTACCAGTGTGGGACCCTAGG GTGAACCCATCAGACCGGTACCACGTGATGCCCATCATCACCCCGTCCTATCCACAGCAGAACTCCACGTACAACGTGTCAGTGTCAACACGAGCCGTCATGATAGAGGAGTTCCAACGTG GTCTTGAAGTTACAGATGAGATTCTCAAAGGAAAATCAGACTGGTCAAAGCTCTTTGAACCACTCAACTTCTTTCAGAAGTACAA ACATTACATTGTGCTGACTGCCAGTGCCTTTACAGAAGAGCATCACTTAAACTG GATTGGCCTCGTTGAGTCTAAAATCCGTGTGCTGGTTGGAAACTTGGAAAGGAATGAATTTATAACTATTGCACACGTGCAGCCACAGTCTTTCCCTGGCAATGAAGTTCTCTATAAACA GAGTGGATATGTATCAATGTGGTTTCTTGGGCTTGTAtttaagaaagcagaaagtgCAGTAAAGACTAACGTTGATCTAACACATGGGATACAGTCATTCACAGATACAG TTTACAGGCAGGCCAGTGCCCTCAACATCCTAAAGGAAGGTATGAAGATTGAGGCAACTTATGTGAAGAGAAAGCAACTCCATTATTTTTTGCCAGCAGGAAccttacagaaaagaaagaag CAAAGGGTGTCAGATATTAGTCAAAATAATAGTGGACTTCAGTGCAAAAGGTCTTCTTTAGGTGAAAGCTGTTCGGATGGTTCCAAAGACAGAGATCCCAGAACACCCTCTAATTCCTCTTCGTTAAATAAGATATCTAAGTTGGACATCTCTacagcagagacagaaag AAATGTTGAATGTCAGAGTTGTAGTGGTGCCAACAGTGTAGCTGAGCCATCAACGTCTAAGGGACTTTGCATTCCTGTGACTGATCCAA GGTGTCCTTGA
- the PAPOLG gene encoding poly(A) polymerase gamma isoform X7: MSWCGSGEGWSWAPFVEGPSTSRQQNQPQGHYGLTSPISLAPPSDKDHIHTQKLIEAMKPFGVFEDQEELYHRTTVLGKLNNFVREWISELAESKNLPPSITEQVGGKIFTFGSYRLGVHTKGSDIDALCVAPSHVERSDFFQSFFEKLRNQEEVKNLRAIEDAYVPVIKFEFDGIEIDLVFAKLSLPTVSDDLDLRDDSCLKSLDIRCIRSLNGSRVTDEILRLVPNLENFRLTLRAVKLWAKRRGVYSNIMGFLGGVSWAMLVARICQLYPNALASTLVNKFFLIFSKWDWPKPVLLKRLEESFLNLPVWDPRVNPSDRYHVMPIITPSYPQQNSTYNVSVSTRAVMIEEFQRGLEVTDEILKGKSDWSKLFEPLNFFQKYKHYIVLTASAFTEEHHLNWIGLVESKIRVLVGNLERNEFITIAHVQPQSFPGNEVLYKQSGYVSMWFLGLVFKKAESAVKTNVDLTHGIQSFTDTVYRQASALNILKEGMKIEATYVKRKQLHYFLPAGTLQKRKKQRVSDISQNNSGLQCKRSSLGESCSDGSKDRDPRTPSNSSSLNKISKLDISTAETERNVECQSCSGANSVAEPSTSKGLCIPVTDPSMYLKC; the protein is encoded by the exons ATGAGCTGGTGCGGCAGCGGTGAAGGGTGGAGTTGGGCTCCCTTCGTTGAAGGTCCCAG tacTTCCAGGCAGCAGAACCAGCCTCAAGGGCACTATGGACTTACCTCTCCAATTAGCTTGGCTCCTCCTAGTGATAAAGACCACATTCATACCCAGAAGCTGATTGAAGCAATGAAGCCATTTGGGGTATTTGAGGATCAGGAAGAACTCTATCACAG GACAACTGTTCTTGGTAAACTGAATAACTTTGTCAGAGAATGGATTTCAGAGCTTGCTGAAAGCAAG AATCTTCCCCCTTCAATAACAGAGCAAGTTGGTggcaaaatatttacatttggtTCCTACAGGCTTGGAGTACACACCAAAG GTTCAGACATAGATGCTCTTTGTGTTGCTCCCAGTCACGTGGaaagatcagatttttttcagtcattctttGAAAAACTGAGGAATCAAGAGGAAGTAAAAAACCTAAGA GCCATTGAGGATGCATATGTACCAGTTATCAAATTTGAGTTTGATGGCATTGAg ATTGATCTCGTGTTTGCAAAGCTGTCCTTGCCCACGGTTTCTGATGATCTCGATCTCAGGGACGACTCGTGCCTCAAAAGCCTGGATATAAGATGCATACGGAGCTTAAATG GCAGCAGAGTTACAGACGAAATACTGCGCCTGGTGCCCAATCTGGAGAACTTCCGGCTCACGCTCCGGGCAGTTAAACTGTGGGCAAAAC GACGTGGTGTTTACTCCAACATCATGGGATTTCTTGGTGGAGTCTCCTGGGCAATGCTGGTAGCAAGAATATGCCAACTCTACCCCAATGCTTTGGCTTCTACTCTCGTTAACAAGTTCTTCTTGATTTTTTCAAAATG gGATTGGCCAaagccagtgctgctgaaacGACTTGAAGAGAGCTTTCTTAATTTACCAGTGTGGGACCCTAGG GTGAACCCATCAGACCGGTACCACGTGATGCCCATCATCACCCCGTCCTATCCACAGCAGAACTCCACGTACAACGTGTCAGTGTCAACACGAGCCGTCATGATAGAGGAGTTCCAACGTG GTCTTGAAGTTACAGATGAGATTCTCAAAGGAAAATCAGACTGGTCAAAGCTCTTTGAACCACTCAACTTCTTTCAGAAGTACAA ACATTACATTGTGCTGACTGCCAGTGCCTTTACAGAAGAGCATCACTTAAACTG GATTGGCCTCGTTGAGTCTAAAATCCGTGTGCTGGTTGGAAACTTGGAAAGGAATGAATTTATAACTATTGCACACGTGCAGCCACAGTCTTTCCCTGGCAATGAAGTTCTCTATAAACA GAGTGGATATGTATCAATGTGGTTTCTTGGGCTTGTAtttaagaaagcagaaagtgCAGTAAAGACTAACGTTGATCTAACACATGGGATACAGTCATTCACAGATACAG TTTACAGGCAGGCCAGTGCCCTCAACATCCTAAAGGAAGGTATGAAGATTGAGGCAACTTATGTGAAGAGAAAGCAACTCCATTATTTTTTGCCAGCAGGAAccttacagaaaagaaagaag CAAAGGGTGTCAGATATTAGTCAAAATAATAGTGGACTTCAGTGCAAAAGGTCTTCTTTAGGTGAAAGCTGTTCGGATGGTTCCAAAGACAGAGATCCCAGAACACCCTCTAATTCCTCTTCGTTAAATAAGATATCTAAGTTGGACATCTCTacagcagagacagaaag AAATGTTGAATGTCAGAGTTGTAGTGGTGCCAACAGTGTAGCTGAGCCATCAACGTCTAAGGGACTTTGCATTCCTGTGACTGATCCAAGTATGTATTTGAAGTG CTAA
- the PAPOLG gene encoding poly(A) polymerase gamma isoform X2 has protein sequence MKETRGTSRQQNQPQGHYGLTSPISLAPPSDKDHIHTQKLIEAMKPFGVFEDQEELYHRTTVLGKLNNFVREWISELAESKNLPPSITEQVGGKIFTFGSYRLGVHTKGSDIDALCVAPSHVERSDFFQSFFEKLRNQEEVKNLRAIEDAYVPVIKFEFDGIEIDLVFAKLSLPTVSDDLDLRDDSCLKSLDIRCIRSLNGSRVTDEILRLVPNLENFRLTLRAVKLWAKRRGVYSNIMGFLGGVSWAMLVARICQLYPNALASTLVNKFFLIFSKWDWPKPVLLKRLEESFLNLPVWDPRVNPSDRYHVMPIITPSYPQQNSTYNVSVSTRAVMIEEFQRGLEVTDEILKGKSDWSKLFEPLNFFQKYKHYIVLTASAFTEEHHLNWIGLVESKIRVLVGNLERNEFITIAHVQPQSFPGNEVLYKQSGYVSMWFLGLVFKKAESAVKTNVDLTHGIQSFTDTVYRQASALNILKEGMKIEATYVKRKQLHYFLPAGTLQKRKKQRVSDISQNNSGLQCKRSSLGESCSDGSKDRDPRTPSNSSSLNKISKLDISTAETERNVECQSCSGANSVAEPSTSKGLCIPVTDPKMEATVALRTSGPPIACTIPGYNTVCQLRTCFVHGQHKLSGTLITDPRSASPKQHYSPSSKVSRPPTSGECPQKAIDGEKLNMWDSNFTESGYPQDGRKRATKNGVLDGKSMQIPVITSRSQRLSSKELPDSSSPVPTNSIRIIKRSIKLTLNGVLRRMFRVLRRTFRKNLGY, from the exons ATGAAGGAGACGCGCGG tacTTCCAGGCAGCAGAACCAGCCTCAAGGGCACTATGGACTTACCTCTCCAATTAGCTTGGCTCCTCCTAGTGATAAAGACCACATTCATACCCAGAAGCTGATTGAAGCAATGAAGCCATTTGGGGTATTTGAGGATCAGGAAGAACTCTATCACAG GACAACTGTTCTTGGTAAACTGAATAACTTTGTCAGAGAATGGATTTCAGAGCTTGCTGAAAGCAAG AATCTTCCCCCTTCAATAACAGAGCAAGTTGGTggcaaaatatttacatttggtTCCTACAGGCTTGGAGTACACACCAAAG GTTCAGACATAGATGCTCTTTGTGTTGCTCCCAGTCACGTGGaaagatcagatttttttcagtcattctttGAAAAACTGAGGAATCAAGAGGAAGTAAAAAACCTAAGA GCCATTGAGGATGCATATGTACCAGTTATCAAATTTGAGTTTGATGGCATTGAg ATTGATCTCGTGTTTGCAAAGCTGTCCTTGCCCACGGTTTCTGATGATCTCGATCTCAGGGACGACTCGTGCCTCAAAAGCCTGGATATAAGATGCATACGGAGCTTAAATG GCAGCAGAGTTACAGACGAAATACTGCGCCTGGTGCCCAATCTGGAGAACTTCCGGCTCACGCTCCGGGCAGTTAAACTGTGGGCAAAAC GACGTGGTGTTTACTCCAACATCATGGGATTTCTTGGTGGAGTCTCCTGGGCAATGCTGGTAGCAAGAATATGCCAACTCTACCCCAATGCTTTGGCTTCTACTCTCGTTAACAAGTTCTTCTTGATTTTTTCAAAATG gGATTGGCCAaagccagtgctgctgaaacGACTTGAAGAGAGCTTTCTTAATTTACCAGTGTGGGACCCTAGG GTGAACCCATCAGACCGGTACCACGTGATGCCCATCATCACCCCGTCCTATCCACAGCAGAACTCCACGTACAACGTGTCAGTGTCAACACGAGCCGTCATGATAGAGGAGTTCCAACGTG GTCTTGAAGTTACAGATGAGATTCTCAAAGGAAAATCAGACTGGTCAAAGCTCTTTGAACCACTCAACTTCTTTCAGAAGTACAA ACATTACATTGTGCTGACTGCCAGTGCCTTTACAGAAGAGCATCACTTAAACTG GATTGGCCTCGTTGAGTCTAAAATCCGTGTGCTGGTTGGAAACTTGGAAAGGAATGAATTTATAACTATTGCACACGTGCAGCCACAGTCTTTCCCTGGCAATGAAGTTCTCTATAAACA GAGTGGATATGTATCAATGTGGTTTCTTGGGCTTGTAtttaagaaagcagaaagtgCAGTAAAGACTAACGTTGATCTAACACATGGGATACAGTCATTCACAGATACAG TTTACAGGCAGGCCAGTGCCCTCAACATCCTAAAGGAAGGTATGAAGATTGAGGCAACTTATGTGAAGAGAAAGCAACTCCATTATTTTTTGCCAGCAGGAAccttacagaaaagaaagaag CAAAGGGTGTCAGATATTAGTCAAAATAATAGTGGACTTCAGTGCAAAAGGTCTTCTTTAGGTGAAAGCTGTTCGGATGGTTCCAAAGACAGAGATCCCAGAACACCCTCTAATTCCTCTTCGTTAAATAAGATATCTAAGTTGGACATCTCTacagcagagacagaaag AAATGTTGAATGTCAGAGTTGTAGTGGTGCCAACAGTGTAGCTGAGCCATCAACGTCTAAGGGACTTTGCATTCCTGTGACTGATCCAA AAATGGAGGCTACAGTTGCACTAAGAACATCGGGACCTCCAATTGCTTGCACCATTCCAGGATATAACACGGTTTGTCAACTCAGAACGTGTTTTGTGCACGGACAGCATAAATTAAGTGGGACTCTAATCACGGATCCTAGGAGTGCTTCACCTAAGCAGCATTATTCACCAAGCTCTAAAGTATCTCGTCCACCTACATCGGGAGAATGCCCCCAAAAAGCCATAGATGGAGAAAAG CTAAACATGTGGGACTCCAATTTCACAGAAAGCGGATACCCTCAGGATGGGAGGAAGAGAGCTACAAAAAAT GGTGTCCTTGATGGGAAATCCATGCAGATTCCAGTGATCACATCAAGGTCACAG AGGCTTTCCAGTAAAGAACTGCCAGATTCTTCATCTCCTGTTCCAACAAATAGCATTCGTATTATTAAAAGATCCATCAAACTTACCCTTAATGG GGTTTTAAGAAGAATGTTCAGGGTTTTGAGAAGAACATTCAGGAAGAATTTAGGTTACTAG
- the PAPOLG gene encoding poly(A) polymerase gamma isoform X3 — translation MSWCGSGEGWSWAPFVEGPSTSRQQNQPQGHYGLTSPISLAPPSDKDHIHTQKLIEAMKPFGVFEDQEELYHRTTVLGKLNNFVREWISELAESKNLPPSITEQVGGKIFTFGSYRLGVHTKGSDIDALCVAPSHVERSDFFQSFFEKLRNQEEVKNLRIDLVFAKLSLPTVSDDLDLRDDSCLKSLDIRCIRSLNGSRVTDEILRLVPNLENFRLTLRAVKLWAKRRGVYSNIMGFLGGVSWAMLVARICQLYPNALASTLVNKFFLIFSKWDWPKPVLLKRLEESFLNLPVWDPRVNPSDRYHVMPIITPSYPQQNSTYNVSVSTRAVMIEEFQRGLEVTDEILKGKSDWSKLFEPLNFFQKYKHYIVLTASAFTEEHHLNWIGLVESKIRVLVGNLERNEFITIAHVQPQSFPGNEVLYKQSGYVSMWFLGLVFKKAESAVKTNVDLTHGIQSFTDTVYRQASALNILKEGMKIEATYVKRKQLHYFLPAGTLQKRKKQRVSDISQNNSGLQCKRSSLGESCSDGSKDRDPRTPSNSSSLNKISKLDISTAETERNVECQSCSGANSVAEPSTSKGLCIPVTDPKMEATVALRTSGPPIACTIPGYNTVCQLRTCFVHGQHKLSGTLITDPRSASPKQHYSPSSKVSRPPTSGECPQKAIDGEKLNMWDSNFTESGYPQDGRKRATKNGVLDGKSMQIPVITSRSQRLSSKELPDSSSPVPTNSIRIIKRSIKLTLNGVLRRMFRVLRRTFRKNLGY, via the exons ATGAGCTGGTGCGGCAGCGGTGAAGGGTGGAGTTGGGCTCCCTTCGTTGAAGGTCCCAG tacTTCCAGGCAGCAGAACCAGCCTCAAGGGCACTATGGACTTACCTCTCCAATTAGCTTGGCTCCTCCTAGTGATAAAGACCACATTCATACCCAGAAGCTGATTGAAGCAATGAAGCCATTTGGGGTATTTGAGGATCAGGAAGAACTCTATCACAG GACAACTGTTCTTGGTAAACTGAATAACTTTGTCAGAGAATGGATTTCAGAGCTTGCTGAAAGCAAG AATCTTCCCCCTTCAATAACAGAGCAAGTTGGTggcaaaatatttacatttggtTCCTACAGGCTTGGAGTACACACCAAAG GTTCAGACATAGATGCTCTTTGTGTTGCTCCCAGTCACGTGGaaagatcagatttttttcagtcattctttGAAAAACTGAGGAATCAAGAGGAAGTAAAAAACCTAAGA ATTGATCTCGTGTTTGCAAAGCTGTCCTTGCCCACGGTTTCTGATGATCTCGATCTCAGGGACGACTCGTGCCTCAAAAGCCTGGATATAAGATGCATACGGAGCTTAAATG GCAGCAGAGTTACAGACGAAATACTGCGCCTGGTGCCCAATCTGGAGAACTTCCGGCTCACGCTCCGGGCAGTTAAACTGTGGGCAAAAC GACGTGGTGTTTACTCCAACATCATGGGATTTCTTGGTGGAGTCTCCTGGGCAATGCTGGTAGCAAGAATATGCCAACTCTACCCCAATGCTTTGGCTTCTACTCTCGTTAACAAGTTCTTCTTGATTTTTTCAAAATG gGATTGGCCAaagccagtgctgctgaaacGACTTGAAGAGAGCTTTCTTAATTTACCAGTGTGGGACCCTAGG GTGAACCCATCAGACCGGTACCACGTGATGCCCATCATCACCCCGTCCTATCCACAGCAGAACTCCACGTACAACGTGTCAGTGTCAACACGAGCCGTCATGATAGAGGAGTTCCAACGTG GTCTTGAAGTTACAGATGAGATTCTCAAAGGAAAATCAGACTGGTCAAAGCTCTTTGAACCACTCAACTTCTTTCAGAAGTACAA ACATTACATTGTGCTGACTGCCAGTGCCTTTACAGAAGAGCATCACTTAAACTG GATTGGCCTCGTTGAGTCTAAAATCCGTGTGCTGGTTGGAAACTTGGAAAGGAATGAATTTATAACTATTGCACACGTGCAGCCACAGTCTTTCCCTGGCAATGAAGTTCTCTATAAACA GAGTGGATATGTATCAATGTGGTTTCTTGGGCTTGTAtttaagaaagcagaaagtgCAGTAAAGACTAACGTTGATCTAACACATGGGATACAGTCATTCACAGATACAG TTTACAGGCAGGCCAGTGCCCTCAACATCCTAAAGGAAGGTATGAAGATTGAGGCAACTTATGTGAAGAGAAAGCAACTCCATTATTTTTTGCCAGCAGGAAccttacagaaaagaaagaag CAAAGGGTGTCAGATATTAGTCAAAATAATAGTGGACTTCAGTGCAAAAGGTCTTCTTTAGGTGAAAGCTGTTCGGATGGTTCCAAAGACAGAGATCCCAGAACACCCTCTAATTCCTCTTCGTTAAATAAGATATCTAAGTTGGACATCTCTacagcagagacagaaag AAATGTTGAATGTCAGAGTTGTAGTGGTGCCAACAGTGTAGCTGAGCCATCAACGTCTAAGGGACTTTGCATTCCTGTGACTGATCCAA AAATGGAGGCTACAGTTGCACTAAGAACATCGGGACCTCCAATTGCTTGCACCATTCCAGGATATAACACGGTTTGTCAACTCAGAACGTGTTTTGTGCACGGACAGCATAAATTAAGTGGGACTCTAATCACGGATCCTAGGAGTGCTTCACCTAAGCAGCATTATTCACCAAGCTCTAAAGTATCTCGTCCACCTACATCGGGAGAATGCCCCCAAAAAGCCATAGATGGAGAAAAG CTAAACATGTGGGACTCCAATTTCACAGAAAGCGGATACCCTCAGGATGGGAGGAAGAGAGCTACAAAAAAT GGTGTCCTTGATGGGAAATCCATGCAGATTCCAGTGATCACATCAAGGTCACAG AGGCTTTCCAGTAAAGAACTGCCAGATTCTTCATCTCCTGTTCCAACAAATAGCATTCGTATTATTAAAAGATCCATCAAACTTACCCTTAATGG GGTTTTAAGAAGAATGTTCAGGGTTTTGAGAAGAACATTCAGGAAGAATTTAGGTTACTAG
- the PAPOLG gene encoding poly(A) polymerase gamma isoform X4, with amino-acid sequence MSWCGSGEGWSWAPFVEGPSTSRQQNQPQGHYGLTSPISLAPPSDKDHIHTQKLIEAMKPFGVFEDQEELYHRTTVLGKLNNFVREWISELAESKNLPPSITEQVGGKIFTFGSYRLGVHTKGSDIDALCVAPSHVERSDFFQSFFEKLRNQEEVKNLRAIEDAYVPVIKFEFDGIEIDLVFAKLSLPTVSDDLDLRDDSCLKSLDIRCIRSLNGSRVTDEILRLVPNLENFRLTLRAVKLWAKRRGVYSNIMGFLGGVSWAMLVARICQLYPNALASTLVNKFFLIFSKWDWPKPVLLKRLEESFLNLPVWDPRVNPSDRYHVMPIITPSYPQQNSTYNVSVSTRAVMIEEFQRGLEVTDEILKGKSDWSKLFEPLNFFQKYKHYIVLTASAFTEEHHLNWIGLVESKIRVLVGNLERNEFITIAHVQPQSFPGNEVLYKQSGYVSMWFLGLVFKKAESAVKTNVDLTHGIQSFTDTVYRQASALNILKEGMKIEATYVKRKQLHYFLPAGTLQKRKKQRVSDISQNNSGLQCKRSSLGESCSDGSKDRDPRTPSNSSSLNKISKLDISTAETERNVECQSCSGANSVAEPSTSKGLCIPVTDPKMEATVALRTSGPPIACTIPGYNTVCQLRTCFVHGQHKLSGTLITDPRSASPKQHYSPSSKVSRPPTSGECPQKAIDGEKLNMWDSNFTESGYPQDGRKRATKNGVLDGKSMQIPVITSRSQRLSSKELPDSSSPVPTNSIRIIKRSIKLTLNG; translated from the exons ATGAGCTGGTGCGGCAGCGGTGAAGGGTGGAGTTGGGCTCCCTTCGTTGAAGGTCCCAG tacTTCCAGGCAGCAGAACCAGCCTCAAGGGCACTATGGACTTACCTCTCCAATTAGCTTGGCTCCTCCTAGTGATAAAGACCACATTCATACCCAGAAGCTGATTGAAGCAATGAAGCCATTTGGGGTATTTGAGGATCAGGAAGAACTCTATCACAG GACAACTGTTCTTGGTAAACTGAATAACTTTGTCAGAGAATGGATTTCAGAGCTTGCTGAAAGCAAG AATCTTCCCCCTTCAATAACAGAGCAAGTTGGTggcaaaatatttacatttggtTCCTACAGGCTTGGAGTACACACCAAAG GTTCAGACATAGATGCTCTTTGTGTTGCTCCCAGTCACGTGGaaagatcagatttttttcagtcattctttGAAAAACTGAGGAATCAAGAGGAAGTAAAAAACCTAAGA GCCATTGAGGATGCATATGTACCAGTTATCAAATTTGAGTTTGATGGCATTGAg ATTGATCTCGTGTTTGCAAAGCTGTCCTTGCCCACGGTTTCTGATGATCTCGATCTCAGGGACGACTCGTGCCTCAAAAGCCTGGATATAAGATGCATACGGAGCTTAAATG GCAGCAGAGTTACAGACGAAATACTGCGCCTGGTGCCCAATCTGGAGAACTTCCGGCTCACGCTCCGGGCAGTTAAACTGTGGGCAAAAC GACGTGGTGTTTACTCCAACATCATGGGATTTCTTGGTGGAGTCTCCTGGGCAATGCTGGTAGCAAGAATATGCCAACTCTACCCCAATGCTTTGGCTTCTACTCTCGTTAACAAGTTCTTCTTGATTTTTTCAAAATG gGATTGGCCAaagccagtgctgctgaaacGACTTGAAGAGAGCTTTCTTAATTTACCAGTGTGGGACCCTAGG GTGAACCCATCAGACCGGTACCACGTGATGCCCATCATCACCCCGTCCTATCCACAGCAGAACTCCACGTACAACGTGTCAGTGTCAACACGAGCCGTCATGATAGAGGAGTTCCAACGTG GTCTTGAAGTTACAGATGAGATTCTCAAAGGAAAATCAGACTGGTCAAAGCTCTTTGAACCACTCAACTTCTTTCAGAAGTACAA ACATTACATTGTGCTGACTGCCAGTGCCTTTACAGAAGAGCATCACTTAAACTG GATTGGCCTCGTTGAGTCTAAAATCCGTGTGCTGGTTGGAAACTTGGAAAGGAATGAATTTATAACTATTGCACACGTGCAGCCACAGTCTTTCCCTGGCAATGAAGTTCTCTATAAACA GAGTGGATATGTATCAATGTGGTTTCTTGGGCTTGTAtttaagaaagcagaaagtgCAGTAAAGACTAACGTTGATCTAACACATGGGATACAGTCATTCACAGATACAG TTTACAGGCAGGCCAGTGCCCTCAACATCCTAAAGGAAGGTATGAAGATTGAGGCAACTTATGTGAAGAGAAAGCAACTCCATTATTTTTTGCCAGCAGGAAccttacagaaaagaaagaag CAAAGGGTGTCAGATATTAGTCAAAATAATAGTGGACTTCAGTGCAAAAGGTCTTCTTTAGGTGAAAGCTGTTCGGATGGTTCCAAAGACAGAGATCCCAGAACACCCTCTAATTCCTCTTCGTTAAATAAGATATCTAAGTTGGACATCTCTacagcagagacagaaag AAATGTTGAATGTCAGAGTTGTAGTGGTGCCAACAGTGTAGCTGAGCCATCAACGTCTAAGGGACTTTGCATTCCTGTGACTGATCCAA AAATGGAGGCTACAGTTGCACTAAGAACATCGGGACCTCCAATTGCTTGCACCATTCCAGGATATAACACGGTTTGTCAACTCAGAACGTGTTTTGTGCACGGACAGCATAAATTAAGTGGGACTCTAATCACGGATCCTAGGAGTGCTTCACCTAAGCAGCATTATTCACCAAGCTCTAAAGTATCTCGTCCACCTACATCGGGAGAATGCCCCCAAAAAGCCATAGATGGAGAAAAG CTAAACATGTGGGACTCCAATTTCACAGAAAGCGGATACCCTCAGGATGGGAGGAAGAGAGCTACAAAAAAT GGTGTCCTTGATGGGAAATCCATGCAGATTCCAGTGATCACATCAAGGTCACAG AGGCTTTCCAGTAAAGAACTGCCAGATTCTTCATCTCCTGTTCCAACAAATAGCATTCGTATTATTAAAAGATCCATCAAACTTACCCTTAATGGGTAA